TAAAAATGCTAGCAATCATCAAAAACTAAAGCTAACACCCGTACCAATATGATGCTGCCAACCTATGCCCCATCCCCCTCCTTTGCGTTCATCGGTGCTATAGATAGGCTCCCAATGAGCAAATAAAACGACTTGGTCGTTAATCGGGTATTCAAGAGCAATTTCACCACCCCAGTCAGTTCGTTGAGATAGTCCTGAGTAGTTTCCTGGTGTATAAAAACGTGGTCCTCCCGTAAGAGTAACATTTAACAAATCAACGTTGAAACCGAAACCAAGCCACGTATCAGTGTAATTCCCTAAATAAGTTCCGTCACTTTCCCATCCACTCCGATTTTCAGCTGAAACAAAGATGCCGTCTGCAATTGACTCAAGCCCATCACCAAGTGCAAAATTCAGATCACCGTCTCCGAATGCATAGGCGAGTTTAGCTCCGACTTCATGTTTAAGGCCCTTTGTGTCTTCGGCGATGCTAGAAGTTACATAGTAGGGCTTCCAATCAACTGAAACAGAGAAACGATCATTGGGCTGATATCTAGCTGCTAAATAAGCTTTTGCATCAACTCTTCGAAAGGGTGCCCCAGATTCTTCCTCTTCTTCCTCTTCACCTTCTTCCTCGATTTCAACTCTGCCATAAAAGTGCTCCGCTTCACCGTAGACAGCAGCTGGACCGATCAATGCTTCAATTGCAAAAGCACCATCGTTTTCGAGCCCCCACTCAAAAACACCTCCAAACTGGAGATCAATGGCGTAATGCCTTGGTTGACCTTCGAGATTATCTTCTAATCCTGCATGACCTTCTATGGTCAGGACTGGCGAAGCTTTAAATTCTCCAGCTTCTAATGATTCGCCCCCTGCAGCGCCATGAGCTCTTACTGATGTAAAAGATGAAGTTGAAATTACAAGAAAAGCTGCTGAAGCGCCAGCACGAATGAGTTGTCGACTGAATGATGAAAACATGAAATTAGTGAAATAGAATGAAGTGGAATTAAAGCTAATTATTTAATAGAATTCCATTGATTTTGAAGCTTGCTAGCAGCGGCTTCATTACAACTACCTCCTTGAGCATTTACAAAAATGCAAATATTGCTCGTTGCCGTTTGAACCAAACTTTTCCCTGGTGCTTGACCATCACCAAAAAGCACTTGCTTGGCAATCGGAACTCCGCTACTACGACTAATCCGTCGCATTGTTTTAGAGGGAGGAAGTGACTCGGGGAAGATGGCCTTACTGCCAGAGGCTTTGATCGACTTGCTGATCGCAGACAAGCTCGAAGGACGCAATGTTCCACCCGTGGTGTAATCATCCAAAACGGGAAGTTCACGAAAGCCATAACGCTTCGCCAAGAAGTCATAAGTGCGGTGACCGGTCACAACCACACGCTGCTTTTCAGGAACAGTTGCTATTTGTTGACCAATCCAACCTCCAAGAGAGACAAGAACGCGATCAGCTTGTGCCCGGCGTTGATCAATTTGAGCATCACCATTGGCATCAAACAGAGGCTTCAGGCTCGATGCAACGGTGTTGGCCATTGCAATCACATTGGCTGGATCGTGCCAGATATGAGGATCATTCTTCGGGTTGTTAGGGACAGCAATATTTCCAACTTTTACGACGGTGCCAGGGGTTCTGATCTTGTTGAGCGCTGGCGTGAGGTCATATCCATTCAGCAACACAAGTTGGGCTTTCGCGAGATTGCCTCGATCAGCTGGGCGCAAGGCCATGGAGTGCGGATCTGTACCCGGCTTGATCAAGCAGATCACTTTTGCTTGATTTCCCACCAAAGTGCGCGTGAGATCACAAAGAATCCCATCGGCAGCAACCACGGTGGGAGTTGCCGTATTAGCTGCCGCCAGCAAGACACTGGCAAACGGTAAAGAAGCGGGCAGGGGCACTTGAGAAAAGAGAATGTCCAAAAATGATAATCATTCTCAAAAGTTTGTCTAGGTACTTCTGCTTGCCAATGGGCAAAGCAACACAACACATGCCACCCCGATCAAAGGACCTGGGGGGAGATTGAGAGGCAAGGCCAAAAGGAAACCACCGCCACTCAGGGCCAAACCCACAACAGCTGCCTGAACCATTGCGGCACGAAGACTTTTTACCCGGCGTAGCCCTGGAAGAACCGGTGCGCATAGCAAGCCAATCACCAGAATCACTCCCACTGCTGCCATTGCACTGACAATCACCGCAGCCGTAACCGCAGACATGGCAAGCCGTAGACCTCGCACCGGCAGCCCCGCCGCCGCTGCACCCTCTGGATCAACACCCACATAGACAAGCTGCCTATAGCGAGTGCCAAGAAGCAAGGCCACAGCCAGGCAAGCACACAACACCCGGCCTATATCAAGCCAACCCACCGTGAGCAAATCACCAAACAGCAAGGCTTCAAGATCCAGGCGCAAACCCAGCAAAGGGATCAGCAAAACGCCGAGCCCAAGAAAACCGGCAAGCACGGTATTGATTACAGCTTCCTCATTCAGCTTCGAGCTGCGCTGCAATCGTTCCGCCAGCAGGGAACCAAGAATGCCGCTGATGACGCCCCCCACTGCTGGGTCAAAACCAAACGCAACGGATACCGCCAGTCCTGGAAGAACGGCATGGGAAATGAGGTTGGCCTGAAGCACCCGGCGCTGGGTCACTAACAGAGTTCCCATGACAGGACACAAAATTCCCACCAAAAGTGCCATCAACAGAGGCAACAACCAAAAAACGATCTCATCCACAGTGATGATTCCCCGGATTAACCAAACCTTTAAGAGAGCTCCTCACCTCTGCAGGAGGGCCATCAGCAAGAACACGCCGATCAACCACGATCACGCGGTCATAGGAATCGAGCGCCTCACCCCAGTCATGACTACTCACCAGCAAGGTATGACCAGCATCAGCTAATTGGCGCATCAGGACTAACAACTGATCACGAGAGGGCGGATCAATCGCAGCACAGGGTTCATCGAGAAGAAGCATGCGAGAGGGTTGTACCAAAGCGCGGGCCAGCAAAGCGCGTTGCTGCTGCCCACCTGAGAGTGCATCAAGGCGTCGGTTTCCAAGGTCTGCCAGCCCAACCCGTTGCATCGCAGCCTCCCGATCGCAGCACCCAAAGGCTTGACCGTTCATGGCGCCAAGATCCACGAGATCACGAACACTGATTGGGAACGACCAATCAATCCGACTGCGCTGAGGCATCAACACCACCCGTTCACGGCAAGTTTCGATCGGATCCCCATCGCAGTAAACCGAGCCACTTGACGGACGTAATTGCCCCTTAAGCACATGCAACAGAGTGGATTTACCGGCTCCATTTGCACCAACTAGAGCTGTCAATGTCCCTGATTGCAGCGACAGCGAGACGTTTTCCAACACAACGTTATCGCCATATTGAACATTCACATCCCTTGCTCTGAGAACTGGCTCTTCCAAAAATTGAAACGTCAAGTTGGCTCAACCTATCGACGGACCTTGGAGAATTCACCCAATTCGCCACCTGCTGGTAACCATCGCGCCAACACAACCTGAGGCTTAAGAAGTTCAAACTCAAGGCTGCTGCCATCAATGAGGGCAGCTCGGCGTTGCATACCATCCCCATCTGTCATCACCGTAAGAAGACGATTCGTGGCGGGATCAACATCAAGAATCGCGCCTGAAGCCAAATACCATCCAGGCAAAGACCTTCGCTTGAGCACTGTTCCAGAGCTGTTCAGAAGCAGTAATTCATCGCGAAGAGTCGGAGATGCATCACGCAGAACAATCCAAATCTTTTCTCCCCGGTTATCGCAAGCTGTGGCCATCACTCCCGCCTCTCCCAACCAAACCTGTCGTGGGGGCTGTCCTGGAATAACGAGCTCTATCGACCGTCGATAATCAGGCCAATTCCTTAACAACACCGCGCGACCAGAGCCAGTGCAAAACGACTTGAGCTCCCTGCTTCCAGGCAGGCTCTGCGAAGCATTCCTATTTCGATCAGGGTGCATTGGTAAAAGATCAAGCCCGTCGTAAGAGGGAACAACCATTCCGCTTCCATCAGGAAGAAGACGAATTGCGCCTGCAACCTCGAGGTTGAGATCCCGTCGCTTGGCGTTAACTGAACGAATCCAGGTGCGATCGCTACCAGCTTCAATACCACCAACTTGCACGAGTAATTCCCCGCGCTGATTGCTACTTAAGTGGGCAAACAAAAGTGACCCAGATGCCAAGGATTGGATGGCACCTGGGCGGGGATCTGCCAATCCTTCCGCTTGATGGCTAATGGCCCGCGGAGTGAGCTGGCGAAGCAACACCTCAAGCTTGGAAGCATCGTTATCGGTCACGAAGGCAACGCCCTCTCCATTGCCAAGCGGCTCAAGCTGAAGAATGCGCTGCTCAATAGACGACAACGGCAACCAACTGCCATCCTTACGACGCAGTTTTAACTGCTCTCCCTCCTCCTCGACCACCACTGCAACGAGAGTGGAACGAGGGTCCCACCAAAGCGAGTGGTTAGGCAGAGCAAGCCCCCGTTGATCATCACCAGCAAGAACAAGCCTCTGAGGCGAACGAATGAGGGCGCCAGGATCCAGAAGCAAGCGGAACTGATCCTGATGACCAAACCACTGATGGGGCTGATCGGGGAACAGACCACTGTTTTCAGCCACCGACTTGCGGTTCATCGTTCGGCTGAAACGCACGTCAAGGGCTGCAGCACCTGAACGCATGGATTGAATCGCAACGGATCGCAAACGCGGCGGACGACGCAACAAAATCTGCTGCTGGACCAAAGCAACCAGGCCCAAGCCCATCAATGCGACGCTTAAAAGTCGAATTTTTGCGCTCGATGAGCCAAACCCCTTAGAGCTCATGGTTCCAGAGGCCGTTCAGGCCTAGGGATGGATTGAATTGTGGTGGGCTTCACCATGTTGATTAGCAGTCCATCCATGGTCTTTGTTGTCATCGTTCCCTCGATAGCCAGCCATTCATCCGGCTTCGGATCCGCGTTTGCAGGCCATTCAATGGGGAGGCCAGCAGGGGTGGCATCAGCCAGACAGCACCGAACCGTGAGACGGGCGAGCTGGGGCTGCATCCCAGGGCGTTGAAGCACAAAACCACTAATTCGCACAGGATCACCTGCATGCAAATTGGGATCGGGCTGACTGCGCAGCAGCCGCACCCATTCCGTCAACGTGCGTTGTTCCGGCGGAAGGAAAAAACTCAATCGCGGCGCCTCAGGCAAGGTTTCGCTGCGATTCGCAGCCAAATCACTGAAAGAAGGTTCAGGGGGAAACAGCAAAACCAACAAGGCCACCGCAACCGAAACCAACCAACTCAAAGGAGTTAGAGGAGTTTTCAAGCGTGGAGCAGAGCGAAGCTGTATGGCTCCGAGCACCATCAGCACAACTCCTGCAATCGCAACCACCGGATGGAAAACCGCATTCAGCAGTAGATCCAAACGAGCCGACACACTGCTCCAAACCAACAACCATCCCCAAAGCAGCAAAACAAGGGGAGGTACGTATCGCGCTTGTCGAATCCGGTTCAGACGTGGCATTGCGTTAAAGCAGCACAAGATTGACCCATTGCCCGATCAAGAGAACGAGCAACGATGCCGCAACTGCGGTGATGGCAATGGCTCGCGTTGAAAGAAGCACAGTGAACAAGCCAGCAAGCTTGAGATCCACCACTGGACCAAGCAGCAGAAAGGCCAACAAGGCACCGGGCGTGACCTGGGCGGCAAAGCCAAGCGCAAGAAAGGCATCAACGCTGGAACAAACCGAAACCACGAGTGCCAAGAGCATCAGAGCTAGCACCGAAACGGTGGGGCCTGAGCCCAAAGCCAGCAGCCAACTGCGCGGCAACCAGGTTTGCACCGCAGCGGCAAGGGCACAGCCAAAGACGAGCAGGGTGAGCAGGCTCAAGAATTCACGCGTGCTGTGTTGAAGCAGCTCTGCAGGTCGCAGCGGCACCTCCTCCAGCCGACGTTCCGAAGCATTGAAGTCCACACCCACCAGCCCACTACGACGTTCAAGCAGTCCCACCCGAGAAAGGGGTTGACTCAGTCTTCGCTCTTCGAGCAAGGCAGACGCCAACAAACGTGATTCAGGCAGCAAGCCGAGAAGAGCGCTGAGCCCGATCGCAATCAGGAAAGCACCAATGGGTCGTCCCCAAAGCAACCAGGTCTGACCTGGAAAGGCTGCCCAAGTGCTCGCTAACACGATCGGATTGAGAACTGGCGC
This portion of the Synechococcus sp. ROS8604 genome encodes:
- a CDS encoding metal ABC transporter substrate-binding protein codes for the protein MDILFSQVPLPASLPFASVLLAAANTATPTVVAADGILCDLTRTLVGNQAKVICLIKPGTDPHSMALRPADRGNLAKAQLVLLNGYDLTPALNKIRTPGTVVKVGNIAVPNNPKNDPHIWHDPANVIAMANTVASSLKPLFDANGDAQIDQRRAQADRVLVSLGGWIGQQIATVPEKQRVVVTGHRTYDFLAKRYGFRELPVLDDYTTGGTLRPSSLSAISKSIKASGSKAIFPESLPPSKTMRRISRSSGVPIAKQVLFGDGQAPGKSLVQTATSNICIFVNAQGGSCNEAAASKLQNQWNSIK
- a CDS encoding metal ABC transporter permease, with the protein product MDEIVFWLLPLLMALLVGILCPVMGTLLVTQRRVLQANLISHAVLPGLAVSVAFGFDPAVGGVISGILGSLLAERLQRSSKLNEEAVINTVLAGFLGLGVLLIPLLGLRLDLEALLFGDLLTVGWLDIGRVLCACLAVALLLGTRYRQLVYVGVDPEGAAAAGLPVRGLRLAMSAVTAAVIVSAMAAVGVILVIGLLCAPVLPGLRRVKSLRAAMVQAAVVGLALSGGGFLLALPLNLPPGPLIGVACVVLLCPLASRST
- a CDS encoding metal ABC transporter ATP-binding protein, with amino-acid sequence MTFQFLEEPVLRARDVNVQYGDNVVLENVSLSLQSGTLTALVGANGAGKSTLLHVLKGQLRPSSGSVYCDGDPIETCRERVVLMPQRSRIDWSFPISVRDLVDLGAMNGQAFGCCDREAAMQRVGLADLGNRRLDALSGGQQQRALLARALVQPSRMLLLDEPCAAIDPPSRDQLLVLMRQLADAGHTLLVSSHDWGEALDSYDRVIVVDRRVLADGPPAEVRSSLKGLVNPGNHHCG
- a CDS encoding TIGR03943 family protein, giving the protein MPRLNRIRQARYVPPLVLLLWGWLLVWSSVSARLDLLLNAVFHPVVAIAGVVLMVLGAIQLRSAPRLKTPLTPLSWLVSVAVALLVLLFPPEPSFSDLAANRSETLPEAPRLSFFLPPEQRTLTEWVRLLRSQPDPNLHAGDPVRISGFVLQRPGMQPQLARLTVRCCLADATPAGLPIEWPANADPKPDEWLAIEGTMTTKTMDGLLINMVKPTTIQSIPRPERPLEP
- a CDS encoding permease, coding for MTRFATGWAIFQGLLIEALPFLLLGVAIAGLARWLVPQSSWIKRLPRHPLLAPVVGALLGFALPACECGNVPVARRLLASGAPLGTGFGFLFAAPVLNPIVLASTWAAFPGQTWLLWGRPIGAFLIAIGLSALLGLLPESRLLASALLEERRLSQPLSRVGLLERRSGLVGVDFNASERRLEEVPLRPAELLQHSTREFLSLLTLLVFGCALAAAVQTWLPRSWLLALGSGPTVSVLALMLLALVVSVCSSVDAFLALGFAAQVTPGALLAFLLLGPVVDLKLAGLFTVLLSTRAIAITAVAASLLVLLIGQWVNLVLL